The following are from one region of the Salminus brasiliensis chromosome 14, fSalBra1.hap2, whole genome shotgun sequence genome:
- the LOC140576981 gene encoding epidermal differentiation-specific protein-like: protein MSKIIVYEHADFQGRSREFTSSVCNLIEENFNNCISSLKVIGEPWVAFKDVNFEGSQYAYEEGEYARVEGDDTYSSLEKVTEDLTNPQITLYEHFDYWGKHIVLTTEANLSYGIFNDMLSSHKVQRGAWVLYEHGNRRGAQMVARVSRDVPRYGWFNDLLSHARPLKPGKSK from the coding sequence ATGAGCAAGATCATTGTCTACGAGCATGCTGACTTTCAGGGAAGGAGCAGAGAGTTCACCTCCAGTGTCTGTAACTTAATTGAGGAGAACTTCAATAACTGCAtctcctctctgaaggtgatcGGGGAGCCATGGGTGGCATTCAAAGATGTCAACTTTGAAGGATCGCAGTACGCCTACGAGGAGGGAGAGTACGCCAGGGTGGAGGGCGATGACACCTATTCTTCTCTGGAGAAGGTGACGGAGGACCTGACCAATCCTCAGATAACGCTTTACGAGCATTTTGACTACTGGGGCAAGCACATTGTTCTCACCACTGAGGCCAACCTGTCTTATGGCATATTCAACGATATGCTGTCTTCCCACAAGGTCCAGAGAGGAGCATGGGTCCTCTATGAGCATGGTAACAGGAGGGGTGCTCAAATGGTGGCCCGAGTGTCTCGTGACGTGCCTCGGTATGGCTGGTTCAATGACTTACTGTCTCATGCCCGTCCTCTGAAGCCGGGGAAATCCAAATAA